The sequence CCGGACTTCCGGCGGTGGCTGGCGCGAGTGACGGCCGACTCCACGGTCGAACTCCGCGAGGAGTGCTTCACCGGCATCGCCGACGAACAGGGCCGCGATCCTGCGGACGCGCTCGCGGTCGCCCGCGCCTACGAGGACCCGGACCCGACCGCCGTCGAGTTCCTGCCCGGCGCGGAGTCGGCGCTGGACGCGCTCGCGGCGAGCCACGACCTCGCGCTCGTGACCAACGGCGACCGGGAGACCCAGCGGGCGAAACTCGACGCGCTCGGCATCGCCGACCGCTTCGCCGCGCGGACGTACGCGGGTTCGACGGGCGTGGTCAAGCCCGACCCCGAGCCGTTCCACCGGACGCTCTCGGCGCTCGACATCGAGGCGAGCGAGGCGGTCCACATCGGCAACTCCCTGCGGTCGGACGTGGCGGGCGCGCAGGCTGCCGGGCTGGCGGCGGTGTGGCTCGCGCGAGTCGAGGAGGACGGCGACCACGTGCCGGAGTACCGCATCGACTCGATGCACGACCTGCGGACTCCTCCGTGGACGAATTGACGCCCTAGTGGAATATCGGTAAATCTTATACCTCTAGGCGTGACAAGAACGTTCAACGGATGTCCGACGATATCTCGCTAGCACCACTCCGAATCTCCCCGGCGCCGTACGCTCCGGGGAACTCGGGTGAGATTCGAAGTAAACACTCGTACAGTCGCCTCAGTCTTCCCGACAGACTCGAACTCCACTCCCGACTCGTGGACAAACACGGAATCGAAGAAGTACAACGGCTACTGGACCTGCTCGAATGCTGGAAGCAAACGAGCAAACCGCGAAAGGAGACCCAAGACTACGAACGGTTAGTACGCGAAACGCTCGCTCACCCGGTCAAAATTAGGACACTCCCGGAGCAACGAGACCGGAGTGAAACACCCTCAACTCCGATGAAGACCCTATACGGGAAGTACCACGAGCTGAGTCGGGAGTTCTTCGAGCAACAGGACAAGACGACGGTTCGAGTTCACCGCGCCGTCCGAAAGGGTGCAGTCGCCGAACTCTTCGCTCAAGCACTCGACGACCCCGAACGTGACGAGTTCTTCTTCAAAACGACGGTGGTATCTAACCACAGCACGGTCAAGCAAATCGGTGCGGATTATTCGGACGGCGTGGTTCTCCGGTGGGACGCGACGCTCGGCGAGATCGCAACTGCGGTCGATTTTCTCCGTCCGGGCAACGTCCCGAGCGAAGCGGAACTCCACCTCCTCGGCGGAACGAGAACACTCCCCGCTTCCAGCGTTCTCCACACGGGGACTGAGAGCCAGTTCGAAGTCCCGTTGACCGAGACGACGGATCGAATAGGGTCGCCTTCGCAGATGGAACTGGTTGACCATCGAGACGTGGCGAACGCTCTCAAACACATGGTCGAAAGAGAGACGCGCGTCGCGACCGAGGCGGGGTCTCGACGCTTGCGGTCGTGGTGGACGACCGCCGAGCATTCGGGGGCGTTCGACGGGGCTGCGAGCGAACGAGTCGAAAAGATGGTCTCGTACGCGAGCGCGGTCGACCCCGACGCGTACTGGGTGTAGAAGTATTTTTATGGGCAGGTCACAAAGAGATACATAATGACTCACTCCGACCTCGGTGACGAGGAGCCCTCTCGCAACGACCGAGAGTGGCCGGGATGTCTACTCCCGCCAGCGGACGTTCCCGAGGACGCCCCTGTCGTTGACCTCACCGACGAAGCCAACGCCAAGTGGCTCGACGAGCCGGGGCCGTCCTCGACGCCCTTTACCGAGTTGTCCGGAGACGAACTCGACGAATTCGACGAGTTGCTCGAAGAACGCCTCGAAGACATCGAGTGACGCTGGCGACTTCTGCTATCCTTCCCACTCCTCGAACGACCGATAGATGCCCTTCGAGAGGTAGCGCTCGCTGGAGTCGGGGAACACCGTCACTACTGAATCGTGTGGCGCGTCGAGTTCGCCGTCGCGGATGCGCTCGGCGACGTGGCGGGCGGCCGCGCTGGCCGCGCCCGCGCTCGACGCGACGAGGTGGCCTTCCTCCTCGGCGAGACGCTTGAGTTCCTCGTGGGCGCGCCGGTCGGGGACCTGTAGCACCTCGTCCACGAGGTCCGGGTCGAACAGTTCGTTGGTCGCGGGGTCGTGCGTGCCGATGCCCTCGATTTTGTACTCGGCTTCTTCGACCTCCTCGCCCTTCGTCTCCGAGTAGAGCGACCCCTCGGGTTCGACCGCGGTGACGTGGGTGTCGGGGTCCCGTTCGAGCGCGTACTCCGCGATGCCCATCAGCGTGCCCGCGGTGCC is a genomic window of Halorussus salinus containing:
- a CDS encoding HAD family hydrolase, translated to MSSPDTSTVFLDLDETICEHPRSTADRLADAFDAAGVEPFFDVPDFRRWLARVTADSTVELREECFTGIADEQGRDPADALAVARAYEDPDPTAVEFLPGAESALDALAASHDLALVTNGDRETQRAKLDALGIADRFAARTYAGSTGVVKPDPEPFHRTLSALDIEASEAVHIGNSLRSDVAGAQAAGLAAVWLARVEEDGDHVPEYRIDSMHDLRTPPWTN